A portion of the Nitrospirota bacterium genome contains these proteins:
- a CDS encoding DNA polymerase III subunit alpha produces the protein MTGLGSFVHLQVHSGYSLLRGVNLVEEIVFSARERGYKALALTDVNNLYACVRFWDLAKQAGLHPILGAKVCHASGNAVLLVESKAGYARLCEILSAVHQIPGFDLVEALREDAGGLVILSKNPRLLEALRVVVPPSHLFGLVTPGCGPTPYPDHSSTRRPGAGPHKVPITVPEGGCSEAERATWIRRLEAMRLRPVATTETTFLDPGEHWIHKILRAIDLNTSLSRMAGADIAPETAWLTPPDEIGKVFRAVPAAIENSLEIAERCVLDSPPWGETIFPSFDGLSGTDTFALLERSCLEVVDSRYPGRPPEVLARLRRELEIIRDKGFAGYFLIVRDIVRRATRSCGRGSGAASLVSYLLGITAVDPIRHNLFFERFLNPSRKDPPDIDVDFAWDERDNILSYVFEKYGAAHSAMVANHVTFQPRMAVREVAKVYGLADDEIGAVTERIGGVFESTGMPTEAVRGARDLGLKEPWPEILKIADRLVGLPRHLSVHPGGVILTPGPITRHVPIQTARKEVPCREGFHRTSVLHPPGSRKPWSMPRPPGRGDISWPHSLRGMGLQLASQCQAESQKVAIIHWEKDQAEDAGLVKIDLLGNRSLAVIRDATQMVREKDGVPTEFLRTNPIDDPGAQELMRTGRTMGCFYVESPAMRLLLKRCRKPDYDHLVIASSIIRPAANDYIMEYIARVRGEKPATPIHPLLEPVLSDSYQIAVYQEHVMLISMAFAGFSIVEADGLRKALGKKDYFVRLGQFRDKFFAGARAKGIAEQQILEVWKMIESFSGYSFCKPHSASYAMVSYQSAFIKAHHPAEFYAAVISNQGGYYHWWAYHNDAIREGLRVLPPSINLSEWKWRGWERTLRMGFMQIKGLKKESVDVLVEDRRRGGPYGSLREFLDRVRIDPSDTILLIKAGAFDRVSVSVTRAQMIWSVLSDGNRDARTNGNLFPSAERLPALSAYDEQTMLRHEADVLGFLVSRHPLTLYQDEIRRLNAIPAKDLDRYAGKDVTLVGWWVTSKPAETKRGERMEFVSFEDTTALFDATLFPKVYARAVPYRHRPVPYVIRGKVEEQFGACTVTVSSIAPLSPIRSGASRRSGSRRGLPDASPEENSYLAG, from the coding sequence ATGACCGGCCTCGGCTCGTTCGTTCATCTTCAAGTCCACAGCGGCTACAGCCTTCTGCGCGGGGTGAACCTCGTCGAGGAGATCGTGTTCTCGGCCCGGGAGCGTGGGTACAAGGCCCTCGCCCTTACGGATGTCAACAACCTGTACGCGTGCGTCCGGTTCTGGGATCTCGCGAAACAGGCCGGCCTGCATCCGATCTTGGGAGCCAAGGTCTGCCATGCGTCGGGAAACGCGGTCCTCCTGGTGGAGTCGAAAGCCGGATACGCCCGCCTGTGCGAAATCCTTTCGGCCGTCCATCAAATCCCGGGTTTCGACTTGGTCGAAGCCCTGCGAGAGGACGCCGGCGGCTTGGTGATCTTGTCGAAAAATCCACGGCTCTTGGAGGCGCTTCGCGTCGTCGTTCCTCCCTCCCACCTGTTCGGCCTCGTTACGCCTGGATGCGGACCGACGCCATATCCCGATCACTCTTCCACTCGTCGTCCCGGTGCCGGCCCCCACAAAGTTCCTATCACCGTCCCCGAAGGGGGTTGCAGCGAGGCGGAAAGGGCGACGTGGATCCGCCGTCTTGAAGCGATGAGGCTCCGGCCGGTGGCGACGACCGAAACCACGTTTCTTGATCCTGGAGAGCATTGGATCCACAAGATCCTCCGGGCCATTGATCTGAATACTTCACTGTCGCGCATGGCGGGAGCCGATATCGCACCGGAAACCGCCTGGCTGACGCCACCCGACGAGATCGGCAAGGTTTTCAGGGCCGTTCCCGCTGCGATCGAGAACTCCTTGGAGATCGCCGAGCGCTGTGTTCTCGATTCCCCACCGTGGGGCGAGACGATCTTCCCCTCGTTCGACGGTCTATCCGGAACGGATACTTTTGCCCTGCTCGAACGGTCTTGTCTCGAAGTGGTCGATTCGAGGTATCCGGGGCGCCCTCCGGAGGTTCTGGCGAGGCTGAGGCGCGAGTTGGAGATCATTCGGGACAAGGGATTCGCGGGCTATTTCCTGATCGTCCGGGACATCGTGCGAAGAGCAACAAGGAGCTGTGGGCGCGGCTCCGGAGCGGCGAGCCTCGTGTCCTACCTGCTGGGCATCACGGCGGTGGACCCGATCCGGCACAACCTTTTCTTTGAACGGTTCCTGAATCCTTCGCGAAAAGATCCTCCCGACATCGATGTCGATTTTGCATGGGACGAGCGGGACAACATTCTAAGCTACGTTTTCGAAAAATACGGAGCCGCACACAGTGCGATGGTCGCCAACCACGTCACGTTCCAACCGCGCATGGCCGTGCGCGAGGTGGCGAAGGTGTACGGGTTGGCGGATGACGAAATCGGCGCGGTGACGGAGCGGATCGGAGGTGTTTTTGAATCCACGGGGATGCCGACGGAGGCGGTTCGAGGAGCGAGAGATCTCGGCCTCAAGGAGCCCTGGCCCGAGATTTTGAAGATCGCCGACCGCCTTGTGGGTTTGCCGCGCCACCTGTCGGTCCATCCCGGCGGCGTGATCCTCACGCCCGGTCCCATCACCCGGCACGTGCCCATTCAAACGGCCCGAAAAGAAGTGCCGTGCCGTGAAGGGTTTCATAGGACTTCCGTCCTCCACCCTCCGGGTAGCCGCAAGCCATGGTCCATGCCGCGCCCTCCTGGGCGCGGCGACATATCATGGCCCCATTCCCTCCGCGGAATGGGGCTTCAGCTTGCGTCCCAGTGCCAAGCAGAGTCGCAGAAGGTGGCCATCATCCACTGGGAAAAGGACCAGGCGGAGGACGCCGGCCTCGTGAAAATCGATCTGCTGGGGAACCGAAGCCTGGCTGTCATCCGAGACGCCACCCAAATGGTGCGGGAGAAGGATGGCGTGCCGACCGAATTCCTCCGAACGAACCCTATCGATGATCCCGGCGCGCAGGAACTCATGCGCACGGGCCGCACGATGGGATGCTTCTACGTGGAATCCCCGGCGATGCGGCTTCTACTCAAGCGTTGCCGCAAACCGGATTACGACCATCTTGTGATCGCCTCGTCCATCATCCGCCCGGCGGCGAACGACTACATCATGGAATACATCGCCCGCGTGCGCGGCGAAAAGCCGGCCACGCCGATCCATCCGCTCCTGGAGCCGGTGCTGTCGGACAGTTACCAGATCGCCGTCTATCAGGAGCACGTCATGTTGATCTCCATGGCGTTCGCGGGATTTTCCATTGTCGAAGCGGACGGCCTCCGCAAGGCGCTCGGCAAGAAGGATTACTTCGTTCGGCTCGGGCAGTTCCGGGACAAATTCTTCGCCGGCGCCAGGGCAAAGGGCATCGCGGAGCAACAAATCCTCGAAGTCTGGAAGATGATCGAATCCTTTTCCGGCTACAGCTTCTGCAAGCCTCACAGCGCCAGTTACGCCATGGTGTCGTACCAGTCGGCGTTCATCAAAGCGCACCATCCGGCGGAGTTTTACGCGGCCGTCATCTCGAACCAGGGCGGCTACTACCACTGGTGGGCCTATCACAACGACGCCATCCGCGAGGGGCTGCGCGTTCTCCCACCGAGCATCAACCTGAGCGAGTGGAAGTGGCGGGGATGGGAACGGACGCTCCGCATGGGTTTCATGCAGATCAAGGGTCTGAAAAAGGAATCGGTGGACGTGCTTGTGGAAGACCGCCGGCGAGGTGGGCCTTACGGATCGCTACGGGAGTTCCTAGACCGCGTTCGCATCGACCCGTCCGACACGATTCTCCTCATCAAGGCCGGAGCCTTTGACAGAGTAAGCGTCAGCGTAACGCGAGCGCAGATGATCTGGTCCGTGCTAAGCGACGGGAATCGTGACGCGAGAACGAACGGGAACCTGTTTCCGTCCGCCGAACGACTGCCTGCGCTCAGCGCCTATGACGAACAGACGATGCTCCGGCACGAGGCGGACGTGCTCGGCTTTCTGGTGAGCCGCCATCCGCTCACGCTGTATCAGGACGAAATCCGCCGTTTGAACGCCATACCGGCGAAGGATCTGGACCGGTATGCCGGCAAGGACGTGACGCTCGTCGGCTGGTGGGTCACGTCGAAGCCCGCCGAAACGAAACGCGGCGAGCGCATGGAGTTCGTTTCCTTCGAAGACACAACGGCCCTCTTTGACGCGACGCTGTTTCCGAAAGTCTATGCGCGGGCCGTTCCGTATCGCCACCGCCCCGTGCCCTACGTCATCCGTGGAAAAGTCGAGGAGCAATTCGGCGCCTGCACCGTCACCGTCTCTTCCATCGCGCCCCTGAGTCCCATCCGAAGCGGCGCTTCAAGGCGATCCGGCTCGCGCCGCGGGCTGCCGGACGCCTCTCCGGAGGAGAACTCGTACCTTGCCGGATGA
- a CDS encoding type II toxin-antitoxin system PemK/MazF family toxin codes for MNFSKGEAVLLPIPFSNLESKKVRPAIVVGQFRSTGDLIVVPITSRLENSEFTLKDWRFAGLNVASGIKGHIATIESRLVRKRIGALSTGDLLELDKNLRVWLQLENARR; via the coding sequence ATGAACTTCTCCAAGGGTGAGGCTGTCCTTCTTCCCATCCCGTTTTCCAATCTCGAAAGCAAGAAAGTCCGGCCCGCGATTGTCGTAGGTCAATTTCGTTCAACGGGAGATTTGATCGTTGTCCCGATAACTTCACGCCTTGAGAACAGCGAATTCACCCTCAAGGACTGGAGATTCGCGGGGCTCAATGTGGCCAGCGGGATCAAGGGACACATCGCCACCATCGAAAGCCGTCTCGTGAGGAAGCGGATCGGAGCGCTTTCCACTGGCGATCTATTGGAGTTGGACAAAAATCTCCGCGTCTGGCTTCAATTGGAGAATGCCCGGAGATAG
- a CDS encoding antitoxin family protein — MKRKTEAVYENGTLKLAEPLPFAEQARVYVTVEDSPKEMNDDERKIWLRESEQSLTQVWDNPDDDVYNELLQG, encoded by the coding sequence GTGAAACGGAAAACGGAGGCCGTGTACGAAAACGGCACCCTCAAATTGGCCGAGCCGCTACCGTTTGCGGAGCAGGCACGCGTCTACGTCACCGTCGAGGATTCTCCGAAGGAGATGAATGACGATGAACGCAAGATCTGGCTGAGAGAATCCGAGCAATCGCTCACGCAGGTCTGGGACAATCCCGACGACGACGTTTACAATGAACTTCTCCAAGGGTGA
- a CDS encoding type II toxin-antitoxin system RelE/ParE family toxin, with protein MAEEGGRVSAYTVRLKKSAEKELDSIVDPNHRRIVKRLEQLGLTPRPPGTKKLQGSDGYRIRVGDFRILYLVDDQAKAVEVTAVGHRREVYR; from the coding sequence ATCGCCGAAGAAGGCGGTAGGGTCTCCGCCTACACGGTCCGACTCAAGAAGTCGGCGGAGAAGGAGCTCGATTCGATTGTTGATCCCAACCACAGGCGGATCGTCAAGCGGTTGGAGCAATTAGGTTTAACCCCTCGTCCACCCGGGACCAAAAAGCTTCAGGGAAGCGACGGATACCGGATCAGGGTTGGTGACTTCCGCATTCTCTATCTGGTCGATGACCAAGCGAAGGCAGTGGAGGTCACCGCAGTAGGCCACCGCCGCGAAGTCTACCGCTGA